The Amphiura filiformis chromosome 1, Afil_fr2py, whole genome shotgun sequence nucleotide sequence tcaaattttcaggattttactttctcatcaatatctaccaccacatagaaaaagaaaaaaattgaagaggtgctgcggtgcacatcccatgagttgacatggaatgacttaatcagcgccaatattgcaacattgaaacaaacaactatacaaacatccaatccaacccaaccccatcccccagtaggcaatgaggataaagtgccttgcccatacaaggacacaacacgttggcacgagcggggctcgaactcgcaacctatggattatgagtcgggcgccttatccactcggccacacgtgctcccacacAAGCTCTGCACATTAAGCCCTTTCAATGTTGCCATGTCGACCGCGAGAAagaaaaagatgcatatttcaaAGGTGAATTTACACCCATTATCGTCTTCCAAAAAAAAAACGGTGTTGTTATTTGTGATATGTTTATCTGCTTCTATAATTGCAGTTCTTAAAGATTTACCACGATTATAAACTAAACAACTATGTAGAGCTTGTGAAAAGTCTActtcattatattttttatttgttcaagTCCAACATGAAATCAGGATTCAGCTCATTGGAAACGTAAAATATTGTGTACACATTTACAAACGTAAATTCAAGTTACCGTAATTGATGAAATACCGTTTAGCCATCTAAGAAGCAATAACTGAATATCAGATATAACAAGCTATTTTCAAAGCCATCATTGGAAGATAAAGGATAATCAATTCAAATATCATCGGGCAGCCCaccataatacaaaaaatacatacaaaactcCTCGGGACTAATGACATCTTGTACTTGTCCGATGACTAACCTTTTCAAACCCCCAATCTGTCTAATCTAATCATCTTGTAGGAAGGAGAATAGTATAAATATTTTAAGATTGTTTTACTGTTTCCGGTGTATATGTTTAAATTAGCAGCACATGTATACCATGCGTCGACATTTATTTAATTTGCATTAATGTACAGCTATTCCACCTACCAGCGTCGTCTGGGGTAATGAACCTACCACAAGTACATCTGAGGCTCAAGTGACGGCTGACAAAGCTagtatgttatttatttttttgtacttttaacaTCTTTAAGGGAATATATTAGTTTCCCAGAGAGGCCGATATCACCTCTTCCAACTATTTATTAACATGTAAAACAGAAATGATAATAAGCACTGCTTTATGATCTTAACTGCTACAACAGATATTCTCCTTATCCGACAGTCTTGTTCTGGTTGTTGATCAATTTCGCTAATTAAGTCCCAGTCGACTCTCAGCAGCAATGTCCATCTGGcatatcctgaaaatttgagcttcatacgctatttcgttttcccgtggcatcaatttgaaatttaaggggatcagcgtaaaaaatgtgtcgcaacgcgaaagtcGATGTTTGGAGGTACATAAATGTGTAAAGGGAaccccctaaaactttgaaaagtatgtatcctggggtacttaattgtgtagagttcaaatctggcatcaaaaacttgtaactcctttactttaaaagatatagggccctcaaaatgcaactttgtccatccaggaccaacttcggggggtcagaactcccaaagtaaaagtacttttttgtcaatttttttgccagtcggaaccctttggtaggacattattcttatccaatattgagtcaattagaataattttagctgagatatcacccatgcaaaactccaatagtacattttttgtacagttTGACCCCTAAAaatcaatgtcagacattttgccccaccatcaactttaggtatgttgaaaatatgttcttggacaacatttctgagaaatagtggcttggggtcttgatgactttgcattaaaaacatcagttaggcttGCCTACTTACATAGGAGTCATTCCAGCCACATCAACAAAAAGGGTTGGTTGGTCATTGGTCATCCcatcaaattttgctgaaaatcatttctagcatacctctatgagcataatgaacacatggaaaaaatgaatgctcaactccaagcggtttgggagatatggcttgtcaaaatttggcccagacccccactttttgctctctcgagTCATGTCGTTGAATTAGTTTTCAAAGTTataggggttccctttatacatttatggatctccaaacatcgtctttcgcgttgcgacacattttttacgctaatccccctaaatttcaaattgatgccacgggaaaacgaaatagcgtatgaagctcaaattttcaggattttactttctcatcaatatctaccaccacacagaaaaagaaaaaaattgaattggtgctgcggtgcacatcccatgagttgacatggaatgactcaagggaggttttatttcaaactctaatggttacccgcaggtcaaattgttaGAATTGTACAtaaaacacacctaaacagacacaattcAATTTGCACGAagcagcgccaatattgcaacattgaaacaaacaactatacaaacatccaatccaacccaaccccatcccccagtaggcaatgaggataaagtgccttgcccaaagacacaacacgttggcacgagcggggctcgaactcgcaacttatggattatgagtcgggcgccttatccactcggccacacgtgctcccacacAAGCTCTGCACATTAAGCCCTTTCAATGTTGCCATGTCGACCGCGAGAAagaaaaagatgcatatttcaaAGGTGAATTTACACCCATTATCGTCTTCCAAAAAAAACGGTGTTGTTATTTGTGATATGTTTATCTGCTTCTATAATTGCAGTTCTTAAAGATTTACCACGATTATAAACTAAACAACTATGTAGAGCTTGTGAAAAAGTCTACttcattatatttttttatttgttcaagtCCAACATGAAATCAGGATTCAGCTCATTGGAAACGTAAAATATTGTGTACACATTTACAAACGTAAATTCAAGTTACCGTAATTGATGAAATACCGTTTAGCCATCTAAGAAGCATTAACTGAATATCAGATATAACAAGCTATTTTCAAAGCCATCATTGGAAGATAAAGGATAATCAATTCAAATATCATCGGGCAGCCCaccataatacaaaaaatacatacaaaactcCTCGGGACTAATGACATCTTGTACTTGTCCGATGACTAACCTTTTCAAACCCCCAATCTGTCTAATCTAATCATCTTGTAGGAAGGAGAATAGTATAAATATTTTAAGATTGTTTTACTGTTTCCGATGTATATGTTTAAATTAGCAGCACATGTATACCATGCGTCGACATTTATTTAATTTGCATTAATGTACAGCTATTCCACCTACCAGCGTCGTCTGGGGTAATGAACCTACCACAAGTACATCTGAGGCTCAAGTGACGGCTGACAAAGCTagtatgttatttatttttttgtacttttaacaTCTTTAAGGGAAGATATTAGTTTCCCAGTGAGCAGTCCGgcccgactgcctgatcaggaaatactgccgagttaggcagcatgttgcctgcgcaggcaacacaggcgttggtaacccttccgaatttgacagactaaggactaaattgtccatggtgattttataaaagttcggtggaaattttactttgacacacatgagccacatgtaagttgacaatttttcaccgggaggaaaataatttaaataacaaaacaatgtctaacggttttttaaaaatttgatttaaatatgcaaattacctttattttaactaaaattgatgaaaaaatactacagattgtacatccattgattattttatatattttacctacttctttactctaaaccaaaacggtatattaaaagatgctctatttgagcATTGCATTGCGGGATtccatgttgcctgcgcaggcaacatgctgcctgattcggcagtatttcgtgatcaggcagtcggaccggactggtgAGGCCGATATCACCTCTTCCAACTATTTATTAACATGTAAAACAGAAATGATAATAAGGACTGCTTTATGATCTTAACTGCTACAACAGATATTCTCCTTATCCGACAGTCTTGTTCTGGTTGTTGATCAATTCCGCTAATTAAGTCCCAGTCGACTCTCAGCAGCAATATCCATCTGGCATATCCTCTGCgtacaaaatccttgcacagatgacaatttccaaaacggTGATCACATGACAAAGCAattcacctttttggtaaatcccataagcctttgcgggttgACGTCACGCTGAGGTGCACATTGTTTAGCGGACACGTTACTGAGTATTTGAAAGCCATGAAATTCGCAATAACGTGCACATCGACATGACAACGTCACAACGTCAGGCTTATGGTATGTACCGAATAGATGAACGGTAATACCCGtttttttcttgttgttgtttttgtgtctgTTTCTTTTTCAGTATCCAGTGCCCCATCTGGGCTACGGGCAACAGGATTAGGGAAAACATCTATTGCATTAGAATGGAGTAAACCCCAAAATCCTAATGGAATCATACTGGATTATGCTGTAAGATTTTTCAAATACCATTATATGGATAAAAAGTAGTTTATTTTGTCTTCGTTTGTTTTCTTCTTCATCGTGTGGCCTCAGAATCTGAGCTGGGTGACTTATtttaaaggcatatattggaatgtcatctttccctgggtaagatctgacaccaggccagcccatggccagagggtaacatgagtaggtttgtttcacattgaaggcaaggatagtcttgctaatatgggctaactttcccctaggccatccaatatgccatgaattagtaggactacaactggtatctactggtcacttTATACTcccatttccacatctgttaattttatatgggcctttaagcaTAAAAATGGCTCTTGTTTATTTTTAGATCAAATACCAAGCACGTGAAAAAGCATACGACCCTGATTTCATCTCTGATAACAGATACACCACTTTAACGATTCCGGCCACTGCTTCAGATGACGCCCATGAATACTTAGTAGATGACTTGGAGCCATCCACAAAATATGAATTCAGAGTGTCTGGCAGGACGTCTGTTGGACGAGGGGAGGAAGCAGTCATTGAGGTGTATACAAAAACATTTACTGGTAATTGTATATTGTTAACCTAGCTACCAaattaaaaaagagaaaaagaaaaactCTGAAATGACAAGTTTTAGATTTTCTCGTCAGATTATGTCTCTCAAAtggtattagagagattgcgatttccaaacgcaggtatcggacgtacgttgatctattcaaaaccactctcctgtatcgaagcgaggtcacatatttagccagttttgaggtttttccacgtgcgaaataaacgtaaatgcatcgttgaaaatgcacaaaatttgtccatttcacaatatgttaaagacagtcaatgataatgaacatacgaaggaaagtctaattaccattatgatcctttttgtttgtaacaaatcattattataataaaggtacagcgatgtgttgaatatcgactaaatttatacgcgatgtccatacgcagagattgcccattgcaatgtgtgtgatactttgcgtacaaaaaatgacattgcgatttcacattttagattacaacgtagtataaaacgcaaatgctacgttgaaatatgctgattttacctcatgtcgaagttcatgcaacgcgcccaattttcaggacgaaaaagtctcattttgaaagtaaagtcatgatatatggatgcagtgatctttaatctaccaaaatatatgtttttgggcaactataatatttggggagcacaaaaatacaatcaaGTTTAAGCAGCATATTAAGTCAAATTTTAGTCAAAAGCGGGCAGCGACTCAGTAGCCTGCtcttactgttaatttttcaatcactatgccctctatcgacctagattagattagagtagatttatagtctttattccaggcGACTTGTTCTCCTGCATGACGAATGAGCACagtccagtttggaaccgagactaccaatatttaacaccgcattaacgtacgtaaaacgtAATCTCTCTATTATTGATAAATTACTTGACTTATAACTGGCGACGCACTTCTGTAATGCTTGTAatggttttaaaataaatataaaaatctaGTTTTCTCATTCTCTCCAGATATTGACCCTCTTGAGCCTCCTGTTCTCAAAAAGTTAGGAGCATCAATTATCATTGAATTCGATTTTCTACCCACATACATAAGGTGAGTGACATTAAAAAGCATTACCAAAATTAGTCTTCttttttacaaaataacaaaatgattAGATTAATGCCGttcttttatttataaaaaaaatcaaaaaatgcaTGATTGTACATAGACTTTACCATTAGTATAATGTTAcaatttaaaatgttgtaaaatccATCATACTAAAATGCATTCACGCTGTGGAGGGGAGGATTTTAGTTATTTGTCCACACACATTTTATGGTTTCTTTTAGCAATGTGCTTATAGCCGTTGAATATGCGACGAGTAGAAACAaaagacaaaacagcaatttGGACGGGGCTTCAAATTCCTTTATAGTGGCTAATCTAACACGCAGTGATATCGAGGAGGAAATGGCGTTCACGCTTGGTGATAACAAGACTTACGGTGGTTACATCAATAATGTTCTTATTGCTGGTGCTACATATACTGTAAGGGTAGCTTATGCTAGCTGTACTCCTGTTGAAGTAAGTGCATAAAAGAGAtaaattgaataattatattcCTTCTAAGATGTGTTTAAGTTAAAGAAGTTAACCAGATTACTTTTgaaatgtagaaaataaaccaggCAATAAGACACGGCTTTTACCATTTCTTTTCAGGAATGTGTGGTTGCATGGTCACCGGTATCGGTTATAACAGGTGAAGACAGAATAGTATAACAACACTGAAACTTTAATCAAAGTTGAATTTGTGATTGAATTTAAAACTTTGGATACAAACTTTTTAAATGTCTATGCATAAAGCTATTGGACAATACaatcataattatttgttttgtccAGATTATGCATGTATTGTACAACTACAGGTAAATTGAGTAAGTATTTGCTAATCTCGAATGTAtttgttgcgtccatgtagtgtactaagtgtTTACGCAATTtaaggcgcgtgtatgctttcttctgtaccacgcaatcgcggagccactagcgttccgaATGTTCGAACTTGGCCAAGACTTGCATAATTTACCTGTAGTTATTGTTGATCATTAACGTTACAGAGAATGACAGATGCAGAGGGtctagtaattaattaatttattatttttttatttttttattattattttttctcaaTTGCTTATTCCATTTATGATTTCATCCAGCTCCTGATTGTACGATTGAACGGTGTGGAGAACCAGAGAAAGTTACAAATATTGGTGCAACCATTGGCGGTTCCTTGGTAGCAATTACTGCTATAGTGATCATCATTATTGTAGCTATCGTGATCTATTGTAGGTAAGAATCTGAAGGCAGTAGAATAATGCTAGACATGTGGCTCAAGTGCTCAATTAATGGGTTTTTATAAAACAAATTGTCATAAAATGATCTGTTACAGGTCGATAATCTGAAAGGTGTGAAATAAACCAATGAAAATATCATAAACctgaatcctaaccctaacactacacTTACCCTCACCTATAACCCAAGCCCTCATCATAACCCTAAACCTAGCCCTGACGGAATCCTAACTTTGACCCTAACCCTGTTCCTAACCTTATTAATGCTTACAAACTATTTTGACCCTCCCCCATTATAATGTAGCATTCTACATCAAAGGACAgaggaaacatattaatgatgCTGAAACTTGTAATCATGTACAATGATTGAAATTGtacccatgtcattgatataaaaaatGTGGAATTGCCCAActgttttatcattttgtaaagtaGCTCATAAGCAACTTTATTCAACCCATTATTAATAAACCAtccatttatgattggaatcagtggcggcggaagcattaaaatttggaagggcggcaaaaagctcTGACAGttgaatgatttattaaaatacaTAAGTACTTGATCAAACACCCTTATCTGTCATGTACTTTTGCTCaggctattttgtatttttttcttcaagaTTAATGTTAAGTTTTTACACCGCACCTACGTGCCAACCTCCCCCCCTCTTCATACATCCAAAACTTTTTACCCCTCCCTCCATTCAGAACtccaaaaatgttatgacccctacatattttccagcccctaACCAAgttatttctgaacactccctaaatgggctattcccaaATGATCGTCTTTTTTATGTTTTTAGACGTCAACATTCTCCTTCACAAAAGTCACCCACATCAAACGAAACTTACGATGAAATAGATCCACAAATCGCAATCGCACAGCAGTCAACAATACAGAAGACGACCGGGTATGAGGTGAACCTAGCAATGGAAGGAATACAAACACCTAACCAATATGAAGGCGATGAGTTGGATTACGAAGACGTGAATATCAAGAGAGACTCTGATTACCAAGGATTAAATACAGGGGTCATGGAAACGGAACATGATTATCAAGGTTTGGGCGAAACAGAAAAGAAGAAAGAGTCGAATTATCAGGTTTTGAATAAAGCGAACATGGACGAAGAACATGCCTATCAAGGTTTGGGGCAAAATGGTGACACCAATCGTAAAACTAGCTCCCCGTACGTTAATGTTCCctgatttgaaatttgaaattaaaattccTTTTGACATGCAATGCATCTTatgtattttgaaaatttgtCAAGAAGGTTTGTTAACAAGTTTCATAAACATAGATACTGATAGTATCATTCCCACTTGCTGCTGTAACATTAATTACAACCAACAACGCTACTTGCAGCCCGTAGCCATAGGGGAGCGACACACCTTCGAATTAACACAAAAACCCCACTTGGGGGATGTAAATAAAAGTATGTGCCCAAAAAGGTTATGGCTACTTTTTGCAAGCAAGCGAACAAATTCCACTTTTCATATAACGAAAACAGTCCACTGTTTGGAAATTCCACcctctttgtttggctatatctcaaaatcaatatttccgagttccgactgatttagcttgatcgcatcacataatatgTGTAAATCTATAACTTATATCCAATATAACTATAGTAATAGGTTTTCTACAAACATGTGATACCTTTATTTTGATAAGTTTATCATTATATTGTAATATTCGATTCTAACTTCACATGCATCCTGGTAATATATTGACCTTCCCGTTATTACTAATATAGGCTACGGTCATATGAGGATATCAAACGTATTCAGAAACATGACAAAAATTATGCTTTACGCTTGACTTGCCCCAGGTTCAGCAAGTTCATGTAAAAAGCAGACAATTAAGTGTAACTATGCCTATATGACGTTACAGAATAATATAGTTACTGAGCAATATAACAATAGTAAATATTGCAACTCATGCCATATGTGAGGAATATTACAACatcataatattaaaataattatgtatataaaTTGCTAAATTGCCACTGATGTTTCTTTAAAATTGTAATGGGAAAATCGGTAGGAGATATTCATCGTGTTTATTGGTTTACACGTATTTTATTCTCACACGCACACCATACATTATTCGACAAATCCTGGCTATCCTTTGAAACATTTAGTTCGTACTTTTCAAATGTAAAAACTGTTGTAATATCAACCTTATTCAGCAAATGTAAAAATACGGtcaaaaatgtttggaattttttgcattttgtttaaAACACTGCAATTGTTTTGGGAAGACACTCCGGTATTTTGACAGCGACCTAAGTGTCCCGGGTACTGGTGCGTAGGTGATATAATTTTGaaagatattgaaaatgaaagggGTCTTAAGGTTACATGTGCTAATAGATGGGGTCCTGCATTGATATTTGCGTGCTAAGGGCGTGCTCATGAGTACTTTGATGGGGGAGGGTAATTTGAATTAAAATAACCGCCCTTTAGACATACATAGAACTTACTCCATTTGTGCAGTAAACGAATTCAATCTCAATTATAACAATTATACATGTTTGTTTATACATTTATTTAGGCATATTTCTGTTACTGTTACTGCAATGTACTTCGCCCAATTTttgaattaagggccaaaaacatgcaagttaagggtgtttttcacatgctgtgacttgtaCGAATTTATGCATTGTTtggaaagacatgtttcattcttataaccaataattaaataaataaaagtaacataAAAAAGGAAATCGAGCAACATCTGGGAACATACTCAAAATTTTGATTGCTTAAGACTCGTTTATATTTATAGAATCACTTTGTGATTTCCACTTTGACTTTAACAAATTCCATATATCCGTAGACAAACCTTTGATTTCAATACTAGTATTGAAAGTACTGTAGTGAGTACTTGAGATACATTAGACTATGTTAATAGCATCGATAAAATAAatctattttgtactgtttctAGTCATATCCTGTGTGTTTTTACTATTGTTTAGAAACACCATGAGATTTATTTTAGCGGTTTTTTCCCTATAAGAAGCAACTTGTATGACCCCTTTTTGGAGaactaaaactttttgaccctctTCATATTGCCCACCCTCATGCCATGCACCCCACCAATGTATTTATGAACACTTCCTAAAATGGGTCCCT carries:
- the LOC140148870 gene encoding receptor-type tyrosine-protein phosphatase U-like codes for the protein MLTATCSFRYFRTGIICPSMSDISISSSLIMFSRPAITFPALVSDIVYTNSANGMEIATLPFTQSPHILTGLETGMWVVRATATDADGNAASCQFSFMVGSTAIPPTSVVWGNEPTTSTSEAQVTADKATIPPTSVVWGNEPTTSTSEAQVTADKAISSAPSGLRATGLGKTSIALEWSKPQNPNGIILDYAIKYQAREKAYDPDFISDNRYTTLTIPATASDDAHEYLVDDLEPSTKYEFRVSGRTSVGRGEEAVIEVYTKTFTDIDPLEPPVLKKLGASIIIEFDFLPTYISNVLIAVEYATSRNKRQNSNLDGASNSFIVANLTRSDIEEEMAFTLGDNKTYGGYINNVLIAGATYTVRVAYASCTPVEECVVAWSPVSVITAPDCTIERCGEPEKVTNIGATIGGSLVAITAIVIIIIVAIVIYCRRQHSPSQKSPTSNETYDEIDPQIAIAQQSTIQKTTGYEVNLAMEGIQTPNQYEGDELDYEDVNIKRDSDYQGLNTGVMETEHDYQGLGETEKKKESNYQVLNKANMDEEHAYQGLGQNGDTNRKTSSPYVNVP